In Syngnathoides biaculeatus isolate LvHL_M chromosome 5, ASM1980259v1, whole genome shotgun sequence, the following are encoded in one genomic region:
- the LOC133501425 gene encoding uncharacterized protein LOC133501425 gives MNLCQNGSLRPEEAVVVENAIRLAIDSVVNVLFGVSSGRSREYQRMVAERDKEIARLQREVHALRRRGCASCTLLSGVGGGGGELDLGTPDRSPPPGTGQQQQCELDFSSGLFDGPPSHDPSPPRGQADPSRAPEEGGPAVKEEPCNVDAVLVKWEPSEEESGGGPAWDAEREIREDADGLARVAEAEQLRNKKKRVPTAELPEEAQQQKRAAWRAASRRYYARKVARQRAGSARFHRPPPPATHCGPFADNAGRRAPVPVSPQDSQARQREAWRASSRRYYHARKMAHQQQRGAPQFRGAEPPGDDRGGLEGILCS, from the exons ATGAATTTGTGCCAAAACGGCAGCCTGCGGCCGGAGGAGGCGGTGGTGGTGGAGAACGCCATCCGGCTGGCGATAGACTCCGTCGTCAACGTGCTGTTCGGCGTGAGCAGCGGCCGCAGTCGCGAGTACCAGCGGATGGTGGCCGAAAGGGACAAAGAGATCGCCAGGTTGCAGCGCGAGGTGCACGCGCTTCGCCGGCGGGGATGCGCTTCGTGCACGCTGCTCTCCggggtcggcggcggcggcggcgagctcGACCTTGGGACCCCCGATcggtccccccccccgggcACCGGCCAGCAGCAGCAGTGTGAACTAGATTTCTCTT cgggtcTCTTCGACGGCCCCCCGTCACACGACCCCTCGCCCCCCCGCGGCCAAGCGGACCCGTCGCGCGCCCCGGAGGAGGGCGGCCCCGCCGTCAAAGAGGAGCCGTGCAACGTGGACGCCGTCCTCGTCAAGTGGGAGCCGAGCGAGGAGGAGAGCGGCGGTGGTCCCGCTTGGGACGCAG AACGGGAGATCCGAGAAGACGCGGACGGGCTGGCGCGTGTCGCGGAGGCGGAGCAACTCAG GAACAAAAAGAAACGAGTGCCCACGGCGGAGCTGCCCGAGGAGGCCCAGCAGCAGAAGCGCGCGGCCTGGCGAGCCGCTTCCCGACGCTACTACGCCCGCAAGGTGGCCCGCCAGCGGGCCGGCTCCGCCCGCTTCCaccgcccgccgccgccggccaCGCACTGCGGCCCCTTCGCCGACAACGCCGGGAGGCGGGCGCCCGTTCCCGTCTCGCCTCAGGACTCGCAGGCCCGGCAGCGGGAGGCGTGGCGAGCCTCCTCCAGGCGCTACTATCACGCCAGGAAAATGGCGCACCAACAGCAACGCGGGGCCCCGCAGTTCCGTGGCGCCGAGCCGCCGGGGGACGACCGAGGAGGACTGGAGGGAATTTTGTGCAGTTGA
- the LOC133501236 gene encoding protein rapunzel-like, translating to MMDEEIMEDRTKLKDGMVKVLQCVATISSAAAVVNPIFGVAGSLIRVVLHHIDDEDIRTLKREFGSVNRALDELSNKNRQALVAIQKETLDSQYASVEENLKSQFRKFMELVEVKPEHSERKKEDFIQSYGNDLGDQNLHTLYDGVVGKPKLFSRPILEVYLKHSGGDRRAMERLCTRLTYLFCIGLIALMGYAAVIGDDDAGLSEEWAEKMENVQDKMQQALRMCR from the exons ATGATGGACGAAGAGATAATGGAGGACCGGACCAAGCTGAAGGACGGCATGGTGAAGGTCCTCCAGTGCGTGGCCACCATCTCGTCGGCGGCGGCCGTGGTCAACCCCATCTTCGGCGTGGCGGGCTCCCTGATCCGCGTGGTCCTGCACCACATCGACGACGAGGACATCCGCACGCTCAAGCGCGAGTTCGGCTCCGTCAACCGGGCCCTGGACGAGCTCTCCAACAAGAACCGCCAGGCCCTGGTGGCCATCCAGAAGGAGACGCTGGACAGCCAGTACGCCTCGGTGGAGGAGAACCTCAAGAGCCAGTTCCGAAAGTTCATGGAGCTGGTGGAGGTCAAGCCGGAGCACAGCGAGCGCAAGAAGGAGGACTTCATCCAGAGCTACGGCAACGACCTGGGGGACCAGAACCTCCACACGCTCTACGACGGCGTGGTGGGAAAACCCAAACTCTTCAGCCGGCCCATCCTGGAG GTGTACCTGAAGCACTCTGGGGGCGACCGTCGGGCGATGGAGCGCCTGTGCACGCGCCTCACCTACTTGTTCTGCATCGGGCTGATCGCCCTGATGGGCTACGCCGCCGTCAtcggcgacgacgacgccggCCTGAGCGAGGAGTGGGCCGAGAAGATGGAGAACGTGCAGGACAAGATGCAGCAGGCGCTGCGCATGTGCCGCTGA